The following are from one region of the Methanoculleus caldifontis genome:
- a CDS encoding sodium:solute symporter family transporter, whose translation MTLELLIILLYLASMLAIGFIVQRRGGVETSKGYLVANRNVGPLLIGGTLFATFWGGGTLLGGAGAAYGGHMLATIADPWASGITLLLMAVFFVTILRKMKIASLGEMYYLRYGTRGALIASFLSLPTLLFWTSVQILAIGKILNVLVGLPGTESAILAGLIVITYTYLGGMLAVIITDNIQMVLILLGLAFLIPTGIAFVGGFDVIAANTPTDFWSILPSDASPSGIGWTITGIMAWFAAWCGMGLGSLASLDISQRVFCARDDRAAKQGLCLGAGLYWVAGLGPIFLGLLGIVMVSTGMIDGAILAEDPELIVPYLAKVLLSPWMMALFVGSLMAAIMSTASSAIFASAAVISTTIVHGAVSDHIKDDKAVLRFTRLLVVAIGLFSIGISFVAPGLYDLMIFGFTLLFACLFWALVCGLFWKRANAPGAIASMLGGLLTTIAGVVVLSIQQGAPTLVPPDNEWTVFFTFGPTVVAGIAMYVVSMLTQKTHPPVPLKDTDGAVLKWPDLETATGGAVTEKGYPVVRASTAGRDEE comes from the coding sequence ATGACCCTTGAACTTCTGATTATCCTGCTGTACCTCGCATCGATGCTTGCCATCGGTTTCATCGTCCAGCGCCGGGGAGGCGTCGAGACCTCGAAGGGGTACCTGGTCGCCAACAGAAACGTCGGTCCGCTGCTCATCGGCGGGACGCTCTTTGCCACGTTCTGGGGCGGCGGCACCCTGCTCGGGGGCGCCGGCGCGGCCTACGGGGGCCACATGCTCGCCACCATCGCGGACCCGTGGGCATCGGGCATCACGCTCCTCCTGATGGCGGTCTTCTTCGTGACCATCCTGCGGAAGATGAAGATCGCGTCCCTCGGCGAGATGTATTACCTCCGCTACGGGACGCGGGGTGCGCTCATCGCCTCCTTCCTCTCCCTCCCCACGCTCCTCTTCTGGACCTCGGTGCAGATCCTCGCCATCGGCAAGATCCTCAACGTCCTGGTCGGCCTTCCTGGCACCGAGAGCGCCATCCTCGCAGGGCTGATCGTGATCACCTACACCTACCTCGGCGGGATGCTCGCCGTCATCATCACCGACAACATCCAGATGGTCCTCATCCTCCTCGGCCTTGCGTTCCTCATACCGACGGGGATCGCGTTCGTCGGCGGCTTCGACGTCATTGCGGCCAACACCCCGACGGACTTCTGGTCGATCCTCCCAAGCGACGCCTCGCCGAGCGGGATCGGGTGGACCATCACCGGCATCATGGCCTGGTTCGCCGCATGGTGCGGTATGGGCCTCGGCAGCCTTGCGTCGCTCGACATCTCGCAGCGGGTCTTCTGCGCCCGTGACGACCGGGCAGCGAAGCAGGGGCTCTGCCTCGGCGCCGGGCTCTACTGGGTCGCCGGCCTCGGCCCCATCTTCCTCGGCCTGCTCGGGATCGTGATGGTCAGCACCGGCATGATCGACGGCGCCATCCTCGCCGAGGACCCCGAACTGATCGTTCCCTACCTCGCAAAGGTCCTGCTCTCCCCCTGGATGATGGCCCTCTTCGTCGGCTCCCTGATGGCGGCGATCATGTCCACGGCGAGCTCCGCGATCTTCGCGTCGGCCGCGGTGATCTCGACCACCATCGTGCACGGGGCGGTCTCCGACCACATCAAGGACGATAAGGCGGTCCTCCGGTTCACCCGCCTCCTCGTCGTCGCGATCGGCCTCTTCAGCATCGGGATCAGTTTCGTTGCCCCCGGCCTCTACGACCTGATGATCTTCGGGTTCACCCTGCTCTTCGCCTGCCTCTTCTGGGCGCTTGTCTGCGGCCTCTTCTGGAAGCGGGCGAACGCACCCGGCGCCATCGCCTCGATGCTCGGCGGGCTTCTGACGACGATCGCGGGCGTCGTCGTTCTCTCGATCCAGCAGGGGGCCCCGACCCTCGTCCCGCCGGACAACGAGTGGACGGTCTTCTTCACCTTCGGCCCGACGGTCGTCGCCGGTATTGCGATGTATGTCGTCTCGATGTTGACGCAGAAGACGCACCCGCCCGTGCCGCTGAAGGACACGGACGGGGCCGTCCTGAAGTGGCCGGATCTCGAGACGGCGACCGGCGGGGCGGTGACGGAGAAGGGGTATCCCGTGGTCCGGGCTTCGACGGCGGGCCGCGACGAGGAGTGA
- a CDS encoding cache domain-containing protein, whose product MQSESGAALLTPETTTVPQAQYTSNETLVAFVESAVAYVKENGKEAALAEFNDPNGSFVRGELYIYAYDFNGTTLAHPVNPEMVGVNRLNETEGGVGAFLRETGDAVRNGDGFARIAYINPTHDRTLESKLVYGVQVDEDWWLGSGIYTGPADLPAAANPAVRADYPAMIGVWRADDGAVYFLNDTIDRVPAGENTWVVTAQSDRVISGFKTFSLPDGTMENQTFVGIFNPDKETLSFIDGPGGWATGSLADPDTLFIAWTNPGGATATMAGALTLHRDNSE is encoded by the coding sequence ATGCAGAGCGAGTCCGGTGCCGCTCTCCTGACACCAGAGACCACCACCGTACCACAGGCACAGTACACCTCGAACGAGACACTCGTCGCCTTCGTCGAGAGCGCGGTTGCCTATGTGAAAGAGAACGGCAAGGAGGCCGCCCTTGCCGAGTTTAACGACCCGAACGGATCGTTCGTCCGGGGCGAACTCTATATCTACGCGTATGACTTCAACGGCACCACCCTCGCCCACCCGGTCAACCCGGAGATGGTCGGCGTCAACCGCTTAAACGAGACCGAGGGGGGTGTGGGGGCGTTCCTCCGCGAGACAGGCGATGCTGTCAGGAACGGGGACGGGTTCGCCCGGATTGCATACATCAACCCCACGCATGATCGGACGCTTGAGTCGAAACTGGTGTACGGGGTGCAGGTGGACGAGGACTGGTGGCTGGGGTCCGGGATCTACACGGGGCCCGCCGATCTGCCCGCGGCGGCAAACCCGGCGGTCCGGGCCGATTACCCCGCGATGATCGGCGTCTGGAGAGCAGATGACGGAGCCGTGTACTTCCTGAACGATACGATCGATAGGGTCCCCGCCGGAGAGAACACGTGGGTGGTCACCGCGCAGAGCGATCGGGTCATCAGCGGGTTCAAGACGTTCTCCCTGCCGGACGGAACGATGGAGAACCAGACGTTTGTCGGCATATTCAACCCGGACAAAGAGACCCTATCGTTCATCGACGGGCCGGGAGGATGGGCGACGGGATCCCTGGCCGATCCGGACACCCTCTTCATCGCCTGGACGAACCCGGGCGGTGCTACGGCAACGATGGCAGGGGCCCTGACCCTGCACCGGGACAATAGCGAATAA
- a CDS encoding PRC-barrel domain-containing protein, whose amino-acid sequence MKEMQERSDVILERRTRTTGEEWFMSADDILDKKVINPQGDSLGEISDMRVSFPEGKVHYLVLKYGGTLGIGAKRFAIPPEAVIYRAGDDAFMVNIDEQRLKDERGFDEDHWPREADFSLIQSAGTIAPPTREEAEAVKRQEAPPPEVVRTETVETRPRRR is encoded by the coding sequence ATGAAAGAGATGCAGGAGCGATCAGATGTCATTCTGGAACGCAGGACGCGGACGACCGGCGAGGAATGGTTCATGTCGGCCGACGACATCCTGGACAAGAAGGTGATCAACCCGCAGGGGGACAGTCTCGGGGAGATCTCGGACATGCGAGTCTCGTTCCCCGAGGGCAAGGTGCATTACCTGGTGCTCAAGTACGGGGGCACGCTCGGTATCGGGGCAAAGCGGTTCGCCATCCCGCCGGAGGCCGTGATCTACCGGGCCGGGGACGATGCTTTCATGGTGAACATCGACGAGCAGCGGCTGAAGGACGAGCGGGGGTTCGACGAGGACCACTGGCCGAGAGAGGCGGACTTCAGCCTGATCCAGTCGGCAGGGACCATAGCGCCCCCTACCCGGGAAGAGGCGGAGGCCGTGAAGCGACAGGAAGCCCCGCCGCCGGAGGTCGTGAGGACGGAGACAGTCGAGACACGGCCCCGGCGCAGGTAA
- a CDS encoding chloride channel protein, which translates to MPAPTDDPEPPGVPGGDGTLRIWQIALIAVIAIAFTVAYLGLYGLLNNAVWHENAFVQANPWAVPAGVLLFSLLVGLSRRYLRAPTVIQGGFADSLKGGEGKPDYRTFPGALLSSLFSLLSGASIGPEGTITVLIAYISSFIRERLRIGSPVAALGFDVAALASAFNGIVGSVLFTGVFATEFQVGGNKNAFRLLTWNLLAGTIGFLFYLLIGLPSFARSIPFEPIHELLPAHILYAIVLGALGSLLAVFAGVSMQAAGKIMDRAFGDAVVTRVLAAGAVVAAVGYLIPELLFSGEAQIHGIIADPARFGAGMLLLMAVAKLLLLGLAFKSGYIGGPLFPIIFSSTLVGLALSLVFPGVPVGIFVLCIEVAALTFALGAPLTAILLVAIVGTADQYTVVLLTLSAVTAMLIAARVKERMRGQS; encoded by the coding sequence ATGCCAGCACCCACGGACGACCCGGAGCCGCCGGGAGTACCGGGCGGGGACGGGACCCTGAGGATATGGCAGATCGCCCTCATCGCCGTAATCGCCATCGCCTTCACCGTCGCCTACCTGGGCCTGTACGGGCTGCTGAATAACGCCGTCTGGCACGAGAACGCCTTCGTGCAGGCCAATCCCTGGGCGGTTCCGGCCGGGGTGCTCCTCTTCTCGCTGCTCGTCGGCCTCTCCCGCAGGTACCTCCGCGCCCCGACCGTGATCCAGGGCGGGTTCGCGGACTCGCTCAAGGGCGGGGAGGGAAAGCCCGATTACCGGACCTTCCCCGGCGCCCTCCTCTCATCGCTCTTCTCGCTCCTCTCCGGCGCAAGCATCGGCCCGGAAGGGACCATCACCGTCCTGATCGCGTATATATCGTCCTTCATCAGGGAGAGACTCAGGATCGGTTCTCCCGTGGCCGCACTCGGATTCGACGTCGCCGCCCTCGCCTCGGCGTTCAACGGCATCGTCGGGAGCGTCCTCTTTACAGGGGTCTTCGCCACCGAGTTCCAGGTCGGCGGCAACAAGAACGCCTTCCGGCTCCTCACCTGGAACCTGCTCGCCGGCACCATCGGGTTCCTCTTCTACCTGCTCATCGGCCTCCCGTCCTTTGCGAGGAGCATCCCGTTTGAGCCGATCCACGAACTCCTGCCCGCCCACATCCTCTACGCGATCGTCCTCGGCGCCCTCGGCTCGCTCCTCGCGGTCTTTGCCGGGGTATCCATGCAGGCCGCCGGAAAGATCATGGACCGGGCCTTCGGGGACGCAGTCGTCACCCGCGTCCTCGCCGCAGGCGCGGTGGTCGCGGCCGTCGGCTACCTCATCCCCGAACTGCTCTTCTCCGGCGAGGCCCAGATCCACGGGATCATCGCCGACCCCGCCCGGTTCGGGGCCGGGATGCTCCTTCTGATGGCGGTCGCCAAGCTCCTCCTCCTCGGGCTCGCGTTCAAGAGCGGGTACATCGGCGGCCCGCTCTTTCCGATCATCTTCTCGTCCACGCTCGTCGGGCTCGCGCTGAGCCTCGTCTTTCCGGGCGTCCCGGTCGGGATCTTCGTCCTCTGCATCGAGGTCGCGGCCCTCACCTTCGCCCTCGGAGCGCCCCTGACCGCCATCCTCCTGGTCGCGATCGTGGGGACGGCCGACCAGTATACGGTCGTGCTCCTCACCCTCTCGGCGGTCACCGCCATGCTGATCGCCGCCAGGGTGAAGGAGAGGATGCGAGGGCAATCGTAG
- a CDS encoding pyridoxamine 5'-phosphate oxidase family protein, translating into MRRKDKEITDPALLSAVLREAFVCRLGLVDGDRPYVVPMNFAHSGGCLYLHSAGEGRKIEILGRNNRVCFEAETGVELVRAEKACDFGARYLSVIGAGPRRSSRTSRRRAGFSTSSWRSTPGAGDGLTRRRRSAR; encoded by the coding sequence ATGAGACGAAAGGATAAGGAGATCACCGACCCCGCGCTCCTCTCCGCGGTCCTCCGCGAGGCGTTCGTCTGCAGGCTCGGCCTCGTCGACGGAGACCGGCCCTACGTGGTCCCGATGAACTTCGCGCACTCCGGGGGCTGCCTCTACCTCCACTCCGCGGGAGAGGGGAGGAAGATCGAGATCCTGGGGCGGAACAACCGGGTCTGTTTCGAGGCGGAGACCGGCGTGGAACTCGTCCGTGCAGAGAAGGCCTGCGACTTCGGGGCCCGGTACCTCTCCGTCATCGGCGCGGGACCGCGTCGTTCATCACGGACCTCGCGGAGAAGAGCCGGGTTCTCGACCTCTTCATGGAGAAGTACGCCGGGGGCGGGGGATGGTCTTACCCGGAGGCGGCGCTCCGCGCGATAA